The Algoriphagus sanaruensis genome window below encodes:
- the gldJ gene encoding gliding motility lipoprotein GldJ, translated as MRLSKNSLGMWASALALVSISLLSSCQKTPGYGRRTAGDPGKRSATTGADFSFDEKDTTQFFVSRNAEQIPGPNLKFIQGGRTVLGSQEEDIMAFRDNLERTVSIASFYMDETEMTNNDYREFLFDMRKRVSADSVLKLEPSENVWSGAMSFNDLYQSYYFRFPGFNFYPVAGVSWTQAKAYATWRTEYVQDLIKKERELDSTMTKNQLIERGVALAEFRLPNEAEWEYAAKAMIGTQYLDENQEYGRIYPWDGRGIRNPYNVKRKGKQGDFLANFKRGRGDYAGISGNQRNDGEILPTNVYDMAPNDFGLYHMAGNMNEWVYDVYRPMTYQDADDLNPLRRDGVYDDEDNYETSLFTDEMRVYKGGSWRDVAYWLAPGTRRFMHQDSATNHIGFRCAMISIGEKGK; from the coding sequence ATGCGTCTAAGCAAAAATTCCTTGGGAATGTGGGCAAGTGCCCTAGCACTGGTTTCAATATCATTGCTTTCTTCCTGCCAAAAAACCCCTGGTTATGGCCGACGAACTGCCGGAGATCCAGGAAAGCGAAGTGCAACTACTGGGGCAGATTTTTCTTTTGATGAGAAAGATACCACCCAATTTTTCGTCTCTCGAAATGCAGAACAAATTCCAGGTCCAAACTTGAAGTTTATCCAAGGCGGTCGTACCGTTTTAGGGTCGCAAGAGGAGGATATTATGGCTTTCAGAGATAACTTGGAAAGAACCGTATCCATTGCTTCATTCTACATGGATGAAACAGAAATGACCAATAACGACTATAGAGAATTCCTTTTCGATATGAGAAAGCGAGTAAGCGCGGACTCTGTATTGAAATTGGAGCCTTCTGAAAATGTTTGGTCAGGTGCTATGTCTTTCAATGATTTATATCAATCCTATTATTTCAGATTCCCTGGATTTAATTTTTATCCAGTAGCTGGTGTCTCTTGGACCCAAGCAAAAGCATACGCAACGTGGAGAACTGAGTACGTTCAGGATTTGATCAAAAAGGAAAGAGAACTTGACTCTACTATGACCAAAAACCAATTGATTGAACGAGGCGTAGCTCTTGCAGAATTCAGACTACCGAATGAAGCAGAATGGGAATATGCTGCTAAGGCAATGATTGGAACTCAATACCTAGACGAAAACCAAGAATACGGAAGAATATATCCATGGGATGGTAGAGGGATTCGAAATCCATACAATGTGAAGCGAAAAGGAAAGCAAGGTGACTTTTTGGCCAACTTCAAACGAGGTCGTGGTGATTACGCCGGTATTTCTGGAAATCAGCGAAATGACGGTGAAATCCTTCCTACCAACGTTTACGACATGGCTCCCAATGATTTTGGTTTGTACCACATGGCTGGAAACATGAACGAATGGGTGTATGACGTGTATCGTCCAATGACTTATCAAGATGCGGATGATTTGAATCCGTTGAGAAGGGATGGCGTGTATGATGATGAGGATAACTATGAGACTTCCTTATTCACTGACGAAATGAGAGTGTACAAAGGAGGATCTTGGAGAGATGTGGCTTATTGGTTAGCTCCTGGTACTCGTCGATTTATGCATCAAGATTCAGCTACCAACCATATTGGTTTCCGCTGCGCTATGATCTCTATTGGAGAAAAAGGAAAATAA
- a CDS encoding undecaprenyl-diphosphate phosphatase translates to MTLFQSILIAIIEGLTEFLPISSTGHMILASAAMGIHEDEFVKTFEVFIQLGAILAIALMYIKRFFRSLNIYFKLFAAFLPTAVIGLLAYDFIKGYLFNPIVVSVSLILGGVILILIDKKVVNQETSLKEVEDISYKNAFFIGLCQCLSMVPGTSRAAATIIGGVFNGLDKKQATEFSFLLAVPTMMAAGGYDLIKSDLAFTSEQLSMLAIGFGVAFVSAWFAVKLFLKYVSNHGFTAFGWYRIVLGIVFLILMWGADLG, encoded by the coding sequence ATGACTCTTTTTCAAAGTATCCTCATTGCCATAATTGAAGGTCTAACTGAGTTTTTACCGATTTCTTCCACCGGACATATGATTTTGGCTTCGGCGGCGATGGGTATCCACGAGGATGAATTTGTGAAAACCTTCGAGGTTTTTATTCAGCTTGGGGCGATTTTGGCCATAGCACTCATGTATATCAAGCGGTTTTTCCGCAGCCTGAATATTTACTTTAAGCTTTTTGCTGCATTCTTGCCCACTGCAGTCATCGGACTTTTGGCCTATGATTTTATCAAAGGCTACCTGTTTAATCCCATCGTAGTCTCTGTTTCCTTGATCTTGGGAGGTGTGATTTTGATTTTGATTGACAAAAAAGTAGTCAATCAAGAAACCTCACTGAAGGAGGTCGAGGATATTTCTTACAAAAACGCCTTCTTTATCGGCCTATGTCAGTGTCTTTCGATGGTACCCGGTACCTCCCGAGCCGCAGCTACTATTATTGGAGGTGTTTTTAATGGATTGGATAAAAAGCAGGCGACTGAGTTTTCTTTCCTTTTGGCGGTACCTACCATGATGGCGGCTGGAGGATATGACCTCATTAAGTCAGATTTAGCGTTTACTTCTGAGCAACTTTCCATGTTGGCGATAGGATTTGGAGTAGCTTTTGTCTCGGCTTGGTTTGCAGTGAAACTGTTTTTAAAATATGTTTCCAATCATGGATTTACCGCTTTCGGTTGGTATCGGATTGTGTTGGGGATTGTATTTTTGATCTTGATGTGGGGGGCTGATTTGGGCTAA
- the mfd gene encoding transcription-repair coupling factor has translation MDRIALLHIYQSDPIFQTLSLQLNQANGENLAIKGLSGSLDMVLFCSLFEKFGGTHLIIAQDREEAAYLNSDIQNLLGTEEYLIFPGSYKRPYQYDEIDNANILIRAEMLNRLVEQKNKPLIVITYPEALYEKVINKRSLVENTFSAKVGESVDMEFVSELLSSYDFERTDFVYEPGQFAIRGGILDVFSYSHEHPYRLELFGKEIESIRTFDPESQLSIATVDEISLVPNVQTKLLKEERKSLLSFLPSEAKIWIKDYQLTLDVMDECFHKAQQAFDQIVKQTQTEKLLLQPEHLFDSGIVFAKELKSARIIEFGRQFYLKNTVKISWDSQPQPSFNKNFDLLVENLSSNEKQGITNLVTAENEKQIDRLLGIFQELDPTLQVQTLRIGLREGFVDRNLKLACYTDHQLFERFHRYKTRTKASKSKALTIKELKSLHPGDYIVHVDYGVGRFAGLEKVDVGGKMQEAVRLIFRDDDLLYVNIHALHKISKYSGQEGQVPSMSKLGSPDWENKKSRVKKQVKDIAKDLIALYAKRRGAPGFAFSPDSVLQVELESSFIYEDTPDQASSTSDVKSDMEKSYPMDRLVCGDVGFGKTEVAVRAAFKAVNDRKQVAVLVPTTILAMQHYQTFKERLSNFPVKVDYINRFRSAKDLKIIKEQVKSGEIDILVGTHKIVGKDLEFKDLGLLIIDEEQKFGVKVKDQLKNIRVNVDVLTLTATPIPRTLHFSLMGARDLSVISTPPPNRQPVTTEVQTFQEEVIRDAVAYELRRGGQVFFVHNRVGEIDSIANLIKKLVPDSRVIGAHGQMDGKKLENIMVDFINHEYDVLVSTNIIESGLDIPNANTIIINRAHMFGLSDLHQMRGRVGRSNKKAFCYLLTPPMSGLTPEARKRLQTLEEFSDLGDGFKVAMKDLDIRGAGNLLGAEQSGFITDLGFEMYHKILDEAVQELKETEFAALFETDLKEKVKVLVQDCTIETDLELLIPEEYVSNISERLGLYSKLDSIKNEEELAKFSQMLQDRFGPIPKTVEDLMETVRLRWVAETLGIEKLVLKNKQMKCYLLPSNRDDFYSSPVFGQIMKFAQVHPKTCKIKEHKNRLILTVEEVQRIQKAQKLLEEMKN, from the coding sequence AAAACCTTCTGGGCACCGAGGAATATTTGATCTTTCCGGGTAGCTACAAGCGACCTTATCAATATGATGAAATCGATAATGCGAACATCCTCATACGAGCAGAAATGCTCAATCGATTGGTAGAACAAAAAAATAAGCCGCTTATCGTCATCACCTATCCGGAGGCCCTGTACGAAAAAGTAATCAACAAAAGGTCTTTGGTCGAAAATACCTTCAGTGCCAAAGTTGGGGAATCAGTGGATATGGAATTCGTGTCCGAATTGCTGAGTAGCTACGATTTTGAGCGAACAGATTTCGTCTACGAGCCCGGACAATTTGCCATTCGAGGAGGGATTCTGGATGTATTTTCTTACAGTCATGAGCATCCTTATCGCCTGGAATTATTTGGAAAAGAGATTGAAAGCATCCGGACATTTGATCCGGAAAGTCAGCTCTCCATTGCTACAGTTGATGAAATTTCATTAGTTCCGAACGTACAAACCAAGCTTTTGAAAGAGGAGCGTAAATCGCTATTAAGCTTTCTTCCTTCCGAAGCGAAAATTTGGATCAAAGACTATCAGCTCACCTTGGATGTGATGGATGAATGCTTCCACAAGGCGCAGCAAGCCTTTGATCAAATCGTCAAACAGACTCAAACGGAAAAGCTTTTATTACAACCTGAGCACCTATTTGACAGTGGGATAGTGTTTGCAAAGGAGCTGAAATCTGCCAGGATCATCGAATTTGGAAGACAATTTTACCTCAAAAACACGGTAAAAATCTCCTGGGATAGCCAGCCACAACCTTCTTTCAATAAGAACTTTGATCTTTTGGTCGAAAACCTTTCTTCCAACGAGAAGCAAGGAATTACCAATTTGGTTACGGCTGAAAATGAAAAGCAAATCGACCGCCTTCTGGGAATATTCCAAGAACTAGATCCAACCCTTCAAGTACAAACACTCCGAATTGGCTTACGGGAAGGATTTGTGGATCGCAATCTGAAACTTGCCTGCTATACCGATCACCAGCTTTTTGAGCGATTTCATCGTTACAAAACCCGCACGAAGGCAAGTAAATCTAAAGCCCTAACCATTAAAGAACTGAAGTCACTTCACCCTGGGGATTACATTGTCCACGTGGATTATGGAGTGGGTAGATTTGCTGGTCTCGAAAAAGTCGATGTGGGAGGCAAAATGCAGGAAGCTGTGCGACTCATCTTTCGAGACGATGATCTTTTATACGTCAACATTCACGCCCTCCACAAGATCTCCAAATACTCTGGACAGGAAGGACAAGTTCCATCGATGTCTAAATTGGGATCGCCTGATTGGGAAAACAAAAAGTCGAGGGTAAAAAAACAAGTCAAAGACATTGCCAAGGACTTGATCGCTTTGTATGCAAAACGAAGAGGAGCTCCTGGATTTGCATTTTCCCCAGACTCAGTTTTACAAGTGGAATTAGAATCTTCTTTTATCTATGAAGATACCCCTGACCAAGCATCCTCCACATCAGATGTCAAATCCGATATGGAAAAAAGTTATCCCATGGACCGCTTGGTTTGTGGAGATGTAGGTTTTGGGAAGACTGAAGTAGCGGTAAGAGCCGCATTCAAAGCAGTCAATGACCGGAAACAAGTGGCAGTCTTGGTGCCTACCACCATTTTGGCCATGCAACACTATCAGACCTTTAAGGAAAGGCTAAGTAATTTTCCAGTAAAGGTGGATTATATCAACCGCTTCCGTTCTGCCAAAGATTTGAAAATCATCAAAGAGCAGGTGAAAAGCGGGGAAATTGACATTCTGGTAGGGACACACAAGATTGTTGGCAAAGACCTTGAATTCAAAGATTTAGGACTTTTGATCATAGACGAAGAGCAGAAATTTGGCGTTAAGGTCAAGGATCAATTAAAAAACATTCGGGTGAATGTGGATGTCTTGACCCTTACAGCGACTCCTATTCCTCGTACACTTCACTTCTCACTGATGGGAGCTAGAGACTTGTCCGTCATTTCTACTCCGCCTCCTAACAGACAGCCAGTAACTACTGAAGTACAAACTTTCCAAGAAGAAGTGATCAGAGACGCAGTGGCTTATGAACTCCGAAGAGGAGGTCAAGTTTTCTTTGTCCATAACCGAGTGGGTGAAATTGACAGCATTGCAAATTTGATCAAAAAGCTCGTGCCTGATTCCCGTGTAATCGGCGCACATGGACAAATGGACGGCAAAAAGCTGGAAAACATCATGGTTGACTTCATCAATCACGAATACGATGTGCTCGTCTCCACCAATATCATCGAATCAGGTCTCGATATCCCCAATGCCAATACCATCATCATCAACCGTGCGCACATGTTTGGCTTGAGTGATCTTCATCAAATGCGAGGCCGAGTGGGACGAAGTAACAAGAAGGCATTTTGCTACTTACTCACTCCTCCTATGTCTGGCTTGACTCCAGAAGCTAGAAAAAGGCTACAAACTTTAGAAGAATTCTCTGACTTAGGAGATGGATTTAAAGTAGCGATGAAAGATCTAGACATTCGGGGTGCAGGAAATCTTTTGGGTGCGGAGCAAAGCGGTTTTATAACAGATCTTGGATTTGAGATGTACCATAAAATCTTGGATGAGGCTGTTCAAGAACTTAAGGAAACTGAATTTGCAGCCCTTTTTGAAACAGATCTGAAAGAAAAAGTAAAGGTTTTAGTCCAAGATTGTACCATAGAAACCGACTTGGAATTGTTAATTCCAGAGGAATATGTTTCCAATATCAGCGAGCGATTAGGCCTTTATTCCAAGCTGGACAGCATTAAAAACGAGGAGGAATTGGCTAAATTCTCTCAAATGCTTCAAGATCGATTTGGTCCAATTCCCAAGACAGTGGAAGACTTAATGGAGACTGTTCGTTTACGTTGGGTCGCAGAAACACTTGGAATTGAGAAGCTTGTGTTGAAAAACAAGCAGATGAAGTGCTACCTTTTACCTTCCAATAGAGATGATTTCTATTCTTCCCCAGTATTCGGGCAGATTATGAAGTTTGCTCAAGTCCATCCTAAGACCTGCAAAATAAAAGAGCACAAGAATCGTTTAATTCTGACAGTCGAGGAAGTCCAACGCATTCAAAAGGCTCAAAAATTGCTCGAAGAGATGAAAAATTGA